The genomic window TTGTTATTATTTTTACTTATTGATTTTTATATATGTATGGTATTGTTCAATATCATCGTGATTATTTATTATGAAGTTTTATTAGTTTAATTATATTTAGTTTAATGGCTTTAAGTTTTAATGCTTTTTCATTAGTTATTGCGAAAAATGAAAATGAAATAACTAATTTATTATTTATTGGTCGTGATGGTTATCCATTATGAGGTAGTGGTAATAACCTTGTTACCACTGCTAATATTTTTGATCGAACTGGTCGTTTGTGACCATTAGGTTATATTTTTATATTTACTTTTGGAATATTTTTTACATCTTTAGGTTATTTAATTTTAACAAAGGTTCAACCTTATTATTTTAAAAAAGGAAATAAATTTGTTCCTTTAAAAAGAGTAAAACAACCGTGAGATTTTAAAGCTTTGGGAATAATGTTTAAAAGCATTAAAATAATATTTAAAAAGTAGTATGAGGATGGTTATTAGGTGATGTTTAAAAAACAATTAGTTTATGAAAATGTAGCGTTGAATTATTATTTGCAACAGGGTAAAAGATTATCGGTAATATATTGTTCATCGAATATTATTGTTAATGCGCCATTAGGAATGAAAGAACAATATATTGAGGATTTTCTTATTAGTAATTGAAAAAAATTATAGAAAATTATTAATAAACCGACAAAAATTTTAATTAATTTGTATCAAAAACCATATTTTTTTTATTTCTTAGATAAGAATTATGAGGTGCAAATTAATTATTTTGCTAATAAAAATAAAGTTATTTTTGTCGCAACAATTATTGTTGTTAATTTAAAGGGCAATGATGCGACGCAACTTGTGAAAAATTTTAATAAATTTCTTAGTAAGCAAGCTGAATTATATTTGTGTTCCCGGGCTACATTGCTTGCTAAAACAATGAATTTAAGTTATCAACAACTTAAGTTTAGAGTGATGCGTAGTGTAAATGAGGAGTTTGTCATTTTAACAAGCAAAAAATTGTTCTAAATTCCAAAATTATGCATTTTAATTTTGAGGTTATTGACTGACTATATTATTATTCATGAGTTAGCCCATTTATGAGAACCTAATCATAGTAAAGCATTTTAAGAATTAGTGATGCAATTTTGCCCTAATTTTAAAGTTTGTCAGCAGATTTTAAAACAAGTTTTTTTGTAAAATTGTTCTGATTGTAAAATCAACAAAAGTATGATGAAGAGCGTTTGGTTTTCTTAGGTATTTTTTAAAAAAGAAAAAATAATCATTTACCATAAATTATTTAAACTTTTTTCTACCTAACAAAACTTTATGTGTCCGATAAAAAATAAATTATATTTTAAATATAATTTATTTTTTATTAGGTTTTACATAGAATTTGTTATAATTAAACAAGTTATTATATGATAGTAGAGTGAAGTAAATGACAGAACAACAATTACATGAATTATTAGTGCAAGCAAAAAAAGAAGTTAATGAATGTCAAGATTTAGAACTTCTACAAACTTTAAAAATAAAATATTTAGGTAAAAAATCGCAATTAGATAGTTTATTAAGAACAATGCGTAATTTAAAAAATGAAGAAATAATTGCTTTAGGAATGATTGTTAATGTTTTTAAGAAGGAAATAATTAGTTTATTAGAAAATCAAGAAACTTTATTAAAGCAAGAAAATTTGTCGTTAGAATTAAAATCAGAAGCAATTGATGTTAGTTTACCAGTAAATAGTTTTTTGATTGCTAATCGTCATCCTTTAAATTTAATTATTTGTGAGATTAGTGAGATTTTTAAACAATTAGGATATGAAATTGTGCAAGGACGGGAAGTAGACACTGATGAATATAACTTTGAAAGGTTAAATTTAGCTAAAAATCATCCGGCCCGAGAGATGCAAGATTCATTTTATTTAGATAATAATTATTTATTAAGAACACATTGTACTAATGTTACGGCTCGTTATTTAGAAAAATATAAAGATGCTTCTTTACCGTTAGCTATTGTTTCCACTGGTAATGTTTATCGTCGTGATGAGGACGATGCTACTCATAGTCATCAGTTTATGCAAATTGATGGTTTTTTAGTTGCTCCAAATATTTCTTTTGCTAATTTGAAATGAACTTTAAATTATTTAATTAAATGGTTATTTAAGGAAGAAAGTAAAATGCGCTTGCGTCCCAGTTATTTTCCTTTTACTGAACCATCGGTTGAAGTGGATGTAAGTTGTACTAAGTGTGATGGTGTTGGATGTAATATTTGTAAACATACAGGGTGATTAGAAATTTTGGGTGCCGGAATGATTAGTCCAAATGTTTTTGTTAAAAATAACCTTGCCTCTTCTTTAAAAGGTTTTGCTTTTGGTATTGGTATTGAGCGGATTGCAATGTTAAAATATGGTATTGAAGATATTCGTCATTTTTATAATAATGATTATCGTTTTTTAAAGCAATTTAAGAATTTTTAAAATAATAGGAGTGTTATATGATTATTACCCGTAAATTTTTAAATGAATATGTTGATTTAAAAAATATTAGCAATGAAGACATTGAACAAGCATTAAATGATATTGGTTTTGAAGTTGAAAAAGTTTTTAGTTTTGATACTTTAAATACTAATATTGTTATTGGGAAAGTATTATCAAAAGCTAAACTTGTCAATTTTGATAAGTTATCTTATTGTATGGTTGATATTAATGAAGAGTTACCGATTCCTGTTGTTTGTGGTGCTAATAATGTTGAAGAAAATCGTTTTGTTATTTTTGCTAAAATTGGTGCTCATTTAGCCAATGGCATTATTATTGAAGAAAGAATGATTGCTAATAAGCCTTCCTTAGGAATGATTTGCTCATTACAAGAATTAGGAATTCCTAAGGAAGTTTTAGTTAATCAAGATGCTTTTGGTGTTTATTTATTTCCTGAGGATGTTAATTATCCATTAGGTAATACTAATCCTTTAAGTTATATTTTTGAAAATGATACTGCTTTTACTATTAATTTGACCTATAATCGTAGTGATTGTTTAAGTGCTTATGAATTAGCTCGTGAGATAGCAGCGTTCTTTAAATTGCCTTTAAAATCGTTAATAACTGATGATTTTTCTCATTTAGGAAATTTAGTTAATGATAAGTTATCATTAAATATTAAAATTGATAATAATCTTGTTAAGGCAATGAAAAATATTGCGGTGTTAATTGATAGTACTGTCGTTACGCCAAAGTGATTATTTTCAAGACTTTGTTATGCTAATATTCGTCCAAATAATTTAATCCAAGATTTATTAAATTATGTTTCCTGAGAAACAGGACAACCATTAGTGGGGTATGATTTTTCAAAAATTAATAGTGAAATATCAATTCAAAAAGCGATGGCAGAAACGAAAGTTAATGAACAAGAGATATCTTTACAAGATTTTGTAATTGCTAGTGATGATATTATTGAAGTGTTAGGTGTTATGACTAACAAGAAATATGAAATTATTAATGAGACTAAACAATTTGTTGTTTTGGCATTACATCTAAATGAGAAGCAAATGTATGAACAACAAAAAAGATATTTATCATTGGCTAATACTAATAATTTATTACGATGGTCAAAACCATCAAATGGGCATAATTTAGAAATTGCTATCCAAAGGTTTTTAGAGTTATTAACATCAATTATAACTATTAAACAAGCGTCACCAATAATTAATAATAAAGTATTAGTAATAGAAAATGTAACGATAAAAACAACATTAAAAATCCAGAAAAGTATTTTAGGAATTAGTGATTTAACAAAAAAAGATATTATTGAATTTTTAAAACCGTTAGGGTTTTTAATTTCGGAATCTAGTGTTAATGATAATTTAATAATTACTGTTCCTAAATATCGACTTGATATTATGAATGAGGCTGATATTAGTGAAGAAATTGCTCGCAGATATGGTTATAACAATATTCCTAATATAATGCCATTATTTATGTCGTTAACTAATGAAAAAAATTGAAGTAAATATATTTTAGAAACGGTTATTAATTATTTATTAAATCAAAATATTTTTGAAACAAAAACTTATAATTTAGAGTCAAGTATTAATTTAAATCGTTTTAATTTTTTTAATGTCACAAAACCTGTTAAGGTATTACAACCAATGTCGTTAAATCATCAGTACTTAAGAACTAATTTAGTAAATTCATTATTAACGGTAGCCCAATACAATAATTTACGAAAAATTAATGGTATTAAAATTTATAGTTATGAAGACATTTATGATGATTTAAAATTTCATCATCAACAATTATCAATTTTATTGCAAGGTGAATGAATGAGTATTTCTTATTTACCACAAGCAATTACTGTTGATTTTATTAATACTAAGGGATTATTGCAAGGAATATTGCGGAAGTTAAACTTTAATGATCAAGATATTCGGTATGTTCCTTCGACACACGATGATTTGCATCCTCATTTACAAGCTAATGTTTTGATAAAAAATCAGCAAATTGCAACAATTGGTAAAGTGCACCCAAAAATTCAACAAGAATTAAATTCTAAAGATGATAATTTTATTATTTCATTAAATATGACATTAATTAATGAACTTTTTAAATGCGATATTAAATATCAGACAATTATTAGAAATATGTTTTCTTGATTTGATTTGTCAATTTTAGTTAATAAAGATACAAGGTATGATAATATTATTAAGCCATTATTAAATATTAGTAGTAAGTTGGTTGATTTGCAACTCATTAATGAGTATAAAAATGTTGATAAACTTGGTCAAGATAAAAAATCTTTAACTTTACGATTATTTTTTAATGATTCAAAAAAACAATTTACTGATGAAGATTTAAAAGAACAATATAATTTATTTTTAAAAACATTGAAAGATTTAAAAGTTATGGTGCGTTAATCGTTATTTATTAACTAGAAAGGTATAAAAATGAAAACAACAATTAATGATAATTTTAAAAATGATGATGAACCACAATTGACAAAAAGAGAAATCATAATTCGCAACTATAATCCTTGGAAAGCAATATTTTTTATGTGTTTGCCAACGGTTATAATTATGATTATTATGTCAACATATAATTTGGTTGATAAGTTTTTAGCATTACAATTTGCTGATGGTTATGTTATTAGTACATTTTTAGAAAATAATTCTTTAATTGAACAAAATAATTTACAAATGTTAGCTCGAAATATTATTAATGTTGCAACTCAATATTCTTCATCAACAATTGGTTTATTAACAGCTTTTAGTTTATTTATTGCTATAGGGACATCAACAAGGTTTGGTATTGCTTATGGGGAAAGAAATAATCCATTAATATCACGAACTATTGGTAATGGAATTTCTTTAATGATTATTGTTGCTACTGTTTTAACACCAATTTTAGTATTTACTAATGAACCACTAATTGCTTTGCAATCAAAAAATTCGCAAATGACAAATCCCGAAGTATATAAAATTGCTTTGCAATTAGCAGTTGGTTATACTAAGTGGTTTATTTTCTTTTTATTTTTTATATTATTAAGTAATTTTTTAATTAATTTATTAAGGTCTGAAGGTCAAGGTTTTTGAGCAACAATTATTATTTTTACTTCAGTAATTTTTAATGTTGTTTTAGATATTATATTAATGATTTATGGTAAATTAGGATTAGAAGGAGCTGCGATTGCGACAGTTATTTCGTGGTTTTGAAATATTATTTTTGCATTATTAGTTATCTATTTGGATCCGAAATCAAAGCTAAAAATTTATTGAGAAGATTTGAAAATTGAAAAAACAATTTTATATAATATTATTGCTATTGGGATGACGCCATTATTTGTTAATATTTCAGTTGCTGTGACATCAACGTTATCTAATTTTTTTGTTTCAAGGTTAAGTATTGAATTACCTCGGCCGGGTTTTACTGTTCCGTGATTTGTGCAGTTATTTGCCGGGATTGCTCCGTGAATTACATTAACTGATTCCCCTTTAATTGGTGTTAGTCAAGGAGGCAGGGCATTATTATCTTATTCTTATGGTGTTAAAGATTATCAAAGGATTTGAGATATTCTTAAAAGGATAATTTTAGTGCAATTTTTAATATTAATAATTACTGAATTAATTATTGGTATTTTTGGTAATGAAATGTTAAGTCTATTTATTTCTAATGTTGATACGACTTATCGTTGATATTTCTTGTTAAGTTATTTAGTTTATCCAGCAGTTGTTGTGCCATATATTGGGATTATTCTTTATCAATCAATTAGTTGCCCTAAAATGTCATTATTTTTTTCAGCACTTCGTTCAATAATTGTTTTTATACCTTGTATTATTATTGGTTATTTTGTTACTTTAGTAACTAAAAATGCTCATTATTATTTTTTATTTTTAGGTTTGGTGGCACCAATTTCAGCTTTGATAACAATTCCGATATTAATTATGACTTGAAAAAAATATCGTTCTTATTTAAAATTAGATAGTGTAAAAAAAGTGAGGAAGAATAGTGGAATATTCACAAAGTTATTTAAGAAATAATCCGGTTATTAATTTGAATAATGTTATTACGATTAATCCAGAAATAATAAGAGCTAGTAATTATCATATTAAAGAAGTTAATTATTCTCATCTTAAAGGGACAATAATTTATAACTTACAAGTTAATTCATTAATTATTGATGTGAAAGTGACAGCAACGATAACATTTTTATGCGCTTTAAGTTTACAACCTTTTAGTTGAACTAATGAATGAAATTGAAAGGATGAATATGGTTTTGATTACTTTAATTGTAATTTAAACTATATTAATGAAAAAATATTTTATTTAGATAAGTATTTATGAGATCAAATATTTGCAATAACTCCTATCAATTTAACAGTAAAAGATGTTAAAATATCTAAGAAAGGTAAAAAATGACAATTTATTACTGAAAAAGAAGTTTATAATTCTTTAGAACAAGATAGTCGTTGAATGCCCCTAAAAAAAATGAAATTAGAAAGTATTAAGGAAGATAAATAATGGCAGTTCCGTTTCGACGTACATCAAAAACAAGAAAGGCAAAAAGAAGAACACATTTTAATTTATTACATCCAACATTAGTTAATTGTACTAATTGTGGCGCAAATATTAAGCCCCATCGCGTTTGTAAAGAATGTGGTTATTACAAAGACAAAGAAGCAGTTAAAATTGTTGAGTAAAATTTTTATTTAATTTCAAATGATAAAAAAAGAGCATTGCTTATAATAGCAGTGATTTTTTTTTAATTTTTAATAAATTATTTTAATTTTAGATACTATCTTCTAGTTGTTTACTTTTTAACATACAAACATTTACATCATCACTAATAATATTTTGCAAGTTATTAGTTTCAAAAAATTTAATTGCTGCCATTGTCGCGCCACCAGGCGATGTTACATTTTCTTGTAATTTTTTTAACGATAACTCACTATTTAAAATATTTGCCGCAAAACCAAGTAATAAACCACCAACAATTGTTTTGGCATCATCTTTACTAAAATTATTATTCTCAACAATTTCAATTAGCGGTTGTAACCAATGATATAAATAACCACTAGCACTACCACAAATAGCAATAAACAGATGAATTTGTTTTTCACTTAACGAAATGGTTTTACCACAATAATTAAAAATGCTTAATGCCTGTTCATTAGCTTCAACATTACCTTCTTCATAAATCATTTTCATTAAATTATTAAACTAACAAGAAGTAATGGGCATTACTCTTGTAACTCAACAATTTTTAAATGTTGTTTTTAAAAATGTTATACTAATTCCTGATGCCACAGAAATTATTATTTTCTGAGTAAATAAATTTGTTAATTACTCTTTTAATTTTAAAATATCTTTGTGGCGTTAATGCTAAGATAATTATTTCACAATCACTTAAAAATTCTCATTGTTTACTTACACTAATATGACGATTATTTCAACAGACTTGGTACATAACCTTTAATTTTATCTACTATTTTAATAATATTATTTTTTATGTGAAGTACAAATGTTAGATAAATACAAATATAAAAATGAATTTTATAGTCTAGTAGGAATAAAATGTTATAGTTATGTACCAAGTCTAATATTAAAAACTTTTATTACTATTAATAACAACTTTAATATTTTCATTAGTAAAAAGCATTAGTATTTAATAACCCATCAATAATCGCTTTTCCCATATTACCGTCACCTAAAAATCCAACTTTCATTTTATTTTTAATTAACTCCTTTAATGTTTGTAATAATTATGACATAAAAAAATAACCTTTTAGGTTATTTTAGGCTCGTTGTTGATATTTACCATCAAATGTGGAAACAATAATATAATCATCAATATTAATAAATAATGGTACTTGTAATGCTAATCCGGTTTCAGCAACTGCTCTTTTGCTTGGCGAAGAACTACTATCACCTTTAATTGCTTGTTCAGCTTCAATAATTTTTAAAATTACTTTATCTGGTAATGAAATGGTTAAAATTTCATTATCATATTGTAATACTTGAACTGGTAAACTAGAAGTTAAAAATTTTAATTCTCACCCCATTTTTATTTTATTAATTTCAACTTGTTCATAACTTTCATTATCCATAAAAATTAAGTTATTGCCATCACTATATAAATATTGCATCACGCGTTTATCAAGATGCGCCCGTTCAACTTTATTCCCGCTAGTAAAAGTTAAATTAATAATTGCATTGCTTCGCAAATTTTTAACTTTAGTTTTAACATTTGCTTGACCTCTTCCGGCTTGAGCACGACCAGTATCTAAAACTAAAAATAAGTTACCATTATATTTAAAAGTCATGCCATTGCGTAAATCATTAACATTAATCATTTTTATTTCTCCTTTTGCTTTTGCAATTTATTTCTAATTAATAGAACTTGTAAATTTATTGTGACATTAATTTGATTCAAAGTTAATTTATTGATATTATTTTCATAATGAAAAAGTTTATCGGTTCACATTTTCTTAAATAATAAATTATATTTATTTTCTAAATTTAGTCCAAACATAATTTGTTCACCATTAACAATTAAATAACCGTGCGTTTTATTAATAACAATAATCTCATAAATAAAATTTTTATCTTTAATTAATAATTCGTCTTCAATAAAATAATTGTAGTCTTGCACTCATTTACGAATTTTAGACATCTCATTATTTGTTTGAATTATATAACGATTAATTGATTGATAATCATTAGTCAAAATATTAACAATTGTCTTGGCGCCTAATCCGGCAATAATAACACAATTAATGTTATTACTAGCATTAATTCATTTAATACCATCTCCTAAAATTGGAAAAATATTATTTTGTAATTGATTTTGAATAATATTTTTCTGAGCCTGAGCTAATGCTTTAGGATTAATATCACTAACAAAAATATTATTCATTCCTTTTTTCTTTACTAAATAAATAGCAACTAAACCGTGGTCACAAGCAATATCAGCAACAATATCATTAGAATTAACTAAATTAGCAATTGTTGTTAAACGATGCGATAGTTTCATTATTAACCTTTATAAAAATCTTTCAAAACTCTTGATTTTGAAGGACTTCTTAGTTTGCGACAAGCTTTGGCTTCAATTTGCCGAATTCTTTCTCTGGTAACACTAAATTCACTACCAACTTCTTCTAATGTTTTTGGTGAATCATACTTAATTAAATGTTTATCAATAACATAATCATTTAAATTAATTACTTTTTCAATTGGAGTATCAAACTTAAAATCTAAACTCATTATTTCACTAATTAATTCATCTTTTTCGCTTCCCTCTTCTGCTAAATCAACTAGCGTTCTAACTTTAGTTGGTAGTAATCCAAAACGCATCCGAATAACCTTTTCTTCGCGTTTATTTAAGATTTCTTCAAAAACCTTATCTAATTGTTCTCGCAATGATTCTCGTTCGGCATAATCATCTGGTGAAAAAATATCTTTGTCTTCAACAAAATCAGCAAAGTGCGTATCATCTTCTTCACCAATTGGTTTTTCCAAAGAAACTGGTTCCGTTGATAATCGTTTAATTTCACGAACTTTTTCAGCACTCATTCCCAAACCAATTTTTTCTGCAACTTCACTGTGGGTTGGCTCACGACCTAATTTTTGAGTTAATTGGCGTTCAATTCTT from Spiroplasma endosymbiont of Agriotes lineatus includes these protein-coding regions:
- the pheT gene encoding phenylalanine--tRNA ligase subunit beta, with protein sequence MIITRKFLNEYVDLKNISNEDIEQALNDIGFEVEKVFSFDTLNTNIVIGKVLSKAKLVNFDKLSYCMVDINEELPIPVVCGANNVEENRFVIFAKIGAHLANGIIIEERMIANKPSLGMICSLQELGIPKEVLVNQDAFGVYLFPEDVNYPLGNTNPLSYIFENDTAFTINLTYNRSDCLSAYELAREIAAFFKLPLKSLITDDFSHLGNLVNDKLSLNIKIDNNLVKAMKNIAVLIDSTVVTPKWLFSRLCYANIRPNNLIQDLLNYVSWETGQPLVGYDFSKINSEISIQKAMAETKVNEQEISLQDFVIASDDIIEVLGVMTNKKYEIINETKQFVVLALHLNEKQMYEQQKRYLSLANTNNLLRWSKPSNGHNLEIAIQRFLELLTSIITIKQASPIINNKVLVIENVTIKTTLKIQKSILGISDLTKKDIIEFLKPLGFLISESSVNDNLIITVPKYRLDIMNEADISEEIARRYGYNNIPNIMPLFMSLTNEKNWSKYILETVINYLLNQNIFETKTYNLESSINLNRFNFFNVTKPVKVLQPMSLNHQYLRTNLVNSLLTVAQYNNLRKINGIKIYSYEDIYDDLKFHHQQLSILLQGEWMSISYLPQAITVDFINTKGLLQGILRKLNFNDQDIRYVPSTHDDLHPHLQANVLIKNQQIATIGKVHPKIQQELNSKDDNFIISLNMTLINELFKCDIKYQTIIRNMFSWFDLSILVNKDTRYDNIIKPLLNISSKLVDLQLINEYKNVDKLGQDKKSLTLRLFFNDSKKQFTDEDLKEQYNLFLKTLKDLKVMVR
- the pheS gene encoding phenylalanine--tRNA ligase subunit alpha, with protein sequence MTEQQLHELLVQAKKEVNECQDLELLQTLKIKYLGKKSQLDSLLRTMRNLKNEEIIALGMIVNVFKKEIISLLENQETLLKQENLSLELKSEAIDVSLPVNSFLIANRHPLNLIICEISEIFKQLGYEIVQGREVDTDEYNFERLNLAKNHPAREMQDSFYLDNNYLLRTHCTNVTARYLEKYKDASLPLAIVSTGNVYRRDEDDATHSHQFMQIDGFLVAPNISFANLKWTLNYLIKWLFKEESKMRLRPSYFPFTEPSVEVDVSCTKCDGVGCNICKHTGWLEILGAGMISPNVFVKNNLASSLKGFAFGIGIERIAMLKYGIEDIRHFYNNDYRFLKQFKNF
- a CDS encoding YgjP-like metallopeptidase domain-containing protein, giving the protein MYQKPYFFYFLDKNYEVQINYFANKNKVIFVATIIVVNLKGNDATQLVKNFNKFLSKQAELYLCSRATLLAKTMNLSYQQLKFRVMRSVNEEFVILTSKKLF
- the rpmF gene encoding 50S ribosomal protein L32, which codes for MAVPFRRTSKTRKAKRRTHFNLLHPTLVNCTNCGANIKPHRVCKECGYYKDKEAVKIVE
- a CDS encoding class I SAM-dependent methyltransferase, whose protein sequence is MKLSHRLTTIANLVNSNDIVADIACDHGLVAIYLVKKKGMNNIFVSDINPKALAQAQKNIIQNQLQNNIFPILGDGIKWINASNNINCVIIAGLGAKTIVNILTNDYQSINRYIIQTNNEMSKIRKWVQDYNYFIEDELLIKDKNFIYEIIVINKTHGYLIVNGEQIMFGLNLENKYNLLFKKMWTDKLFHYENNINKLTLNQINVTINLQVLLIRNKLQKQKEK
- a CDS encoding pyrroline-5-carboxylate reductase family protein: MKMIYEEGNVEANEQALSIFNYCGKTISLSEKQIHLFIAICGSASGYLYHWLQPLIEIVENNNFSKDDAKTIVGGLLLGFAANILNSELSLKKLQENVTSPGGATMAAIKFFETNNLQNIISDDVNVCMLKSKQLEDSI
- the efp gene encoding elongation factor P; the encoded protein is MINVNDLRNGMTFKYNGNLFLVLDTGRAQAGRGQANVKTKVKNLRSNAIINLTFTSGNKVERAHLDKRVMQYLYSDGNNLIFMDNESYEQVEINKIKMGWELKFLTSSLPVQVLQYDNEILTISLPDKVILKIIEAEQAIKGDSSSSPSKRAVAETGLALQVPLFINIDDYIIVSTFDGKYQQRA
- a CDS encoding MATE family efflux transporter — protein: MKTTINDNFKNDDEPQLTKREIIIRNYNPWKAIFFMCLPTVIIMIIMSTYNLVDKFLALQFADGYVISTFLENNSLIEQNNLQMLARNIINVATQYSSSTIGLLTAFSLFIAIGTSTRFGIAYGERNNPLISRTIGNGISLMIIVATVLTPILVFTNEPLIALQSKNSQMTNPEVYKIALQLAVGYTKWFIFFLFFILLSNFLINLLRSEGQGFWATIIIFTSVIFNVVLDIILMIYGKLGLEGAAIATVISWFWNIIFALLVIYLDPKSKLKIYWEDLKIEKTILYNIIAIGMTPLFVNISVAVTSTLSNFFVSRLSIELPRPGFTVPWFVQLFAGIAPWITLTDSPLIGVSQGGRALLSYSYGVKDYQRIWDILKRIILVQFLILIITELIIGIFGNEMLSLFISNVDTTYRWYFLLSYLVYPAVVVPYIGIILYQSISCPKMSLFFSALRSIIVFIPCIIIGYFVTLVTKNAHYYFLFLGLVAPISALITIPILIMTWKKYRSYLKLDSVKKVRKNSGIFTKLFKK